In one window of Vibrio sp. JC009 DNA:
- a CDS encoding substrate-binding domain-containing protein, which yields MKKLLGLILTIPFLASCEKSDPIPEQKPQLLVYCGITMAHPITEIAKIVEKEKNVEILISQGGSEDLYKSLASSKKGDLYLPGSASYREKHIDEGLLGDFVHVGYNQAVMLVKKGNPLGIKSDLNELTRNDLSVVIGNADTGSIGRETKKILDKQGNYSEVLQNAVYVTTDSRNLNKALREGDADVIMNWRATAFFDENREFMDILDLDSSVAKPKKLLLNQLTFSKYPEISAYFMELAASEKGQEIFRNYGFIDNSH from the coding sequence ATGAAGAAACTGCTCGGTCTTATACTCACCATTCCTTTTCTTGCTTCATGCGAGAAATCAGACCCGATACCGGAGCAGAAACCTCAATTACTGGTTTATTGCGGAATCACCATGGCTCACCCGATTACCGAAATTGCCAAAATTGTTGAGAAAGAAAAAAATGTCGAGATTTTAATCAGCCAGGGCGGCTCTGAAGATCTCTACAAAAGCCTGGCTTCAAGTAAAAAGGGTGACCTTTATCTTCCGGGCTCGGCTTCATACCGGGAAAAACATATAGATGAAGGGCTTTTAGGTGACTTTGTTCATGTGGGCTATAACCAGGCCGTTATGCTGGTTAAAAAAGGAAACCCGCTTGGAATTAAGTCCGATCTGAATGAGCTTACCCGCAACGATTTGTCCGTTGTTATAGGCAATGCTGATACGGGCAGCATTGGCAGAGAGACGAAAAAAATCCTGGATAAACAGGGCAATTATTCAGAGGTTCTGCAAAACGCGGTTTATGTGACTACGGATTCAAGAAATCTGAACAAAGCATTAAGAGAAGGCGATGCCGACGTTATTATGAACTGGCGCGCGACGGCGTTTTTCGATGAAAACCGGGAGTTTATGGATATTCTGGACCTTGATTCTTCCGTTGCTAAACCGAAAAAGTTGCTGCTCAATCAGCTCACTTTTTCGAAGTATCCTGAGATTAGCGCCTACTTTATGGAGCTGGCCGCTTCTGAAAAGGGACAGGAAATTTTCAGAAACTATGGTTTTATCGATAACAGTCACTAA
- the asnS gene encoding asparagine--tRNA ligase codes for MTYAPVTDVLSGKLAVDSEITVRGWIRSRRDSKAGISFLAIYDGSCFDPIQAVVPNDLNNYDEDVLKLTTGCSVEVTGKIVESPAKGQDFELAATAVKVVGWVEDADTYPMAKTRHSIEYLREVAHLRPRTNVIGAVARVRNCLSQAIHRFYHEQGYYWVSAPLITASDAEGAGEMFRVSTLDMENLPRTDKGAVDYNEDFFGKETFLTVSGQLNAETYACALSKVYTFGPTFRAENSNTSRHLAEFWMVEPEVAFADLNDVAGLAEDMLKYVFKAVLDERRDDLEFFAQRINKEAITRLEQFVDSDFAQVDYTDAIQILLDSGKEFEFPVEWGIDMSSEHERYLAEEHFKAPVIVKNYPKDIKAFYMRMNDDGKTVAAMDVLAPGIGEIIGGSQREERLDVLDSRMREMGIDPEHMNWYRDLRRYGTVPHSGFGLGFERLVSYVTGMANVRDVIPFPRTPRSANF; via the coding sequence ATGACTTACGCGCCTGTAACTGACGTATTAAGCGGAAAGTTAGCGGTTGACAGTGAAATCACTGTTCGCGGCTGGATTCGTTCACGTCGTGATTCCAAAGCTGGAATCTCTTTCCTTGCCATCTATGACGGCTCTTGTTTCGACCCGATTCAGGCCGTGGTCCCAAATGACCTTAATAATTACGATGAAGACGTTCTTAAACTGACAACCGGCTGCTCTGTTGAAGTAACCGGTAAAATCGTAGAGTCTCCGGCTAAAGGTCAGGACTTCGAACTTGCTGCAACGGCAGTAAAAGTGGTTGGCTGGGTTGAAGATGCCGACACTTACCCAATGGCAAAAACACGCCATTCCATTGAATACCTTCGTGAGGTTGCTCACCTGCGCCCGCGCACTAACGTTATCGGTGCAGTTGCACGTGTACGTAACTGTCTTTCTCAGGCTATCCACCGCTTCTATCACGAGCAGGGTTATTACTGGGTTTCAGCTCCGCTGATCACAGCTTCTGATGCAGAAGGTGCCGGTGAAATGTTCCGCGTTTCTACGCTGGATATGGAAAACCTGCCTCGCACTGACAAAGGCGCGGTAGACTACAACGAAGATTTCTTCGGTAAAGAGACCTTCCTGACGGTATCTGGCCAGCTAAACGCTGAAACTTATGCCTGTGCACTAAGCAAGGTTTACACATTCGGCCCGACTTTCCGTGCAGAAAACTCAAACACCAGCCGTCACCTGGCGGAATTCTGGATGGTTGAGCCGGAAGTTGCGTTTGCGGATCTGAACGACGTTGCAGGTCTTGCAGAAGACATGCTTAAGTACGTATTTAAAGCCGTTCTTGATGAGCGCCGTGATGACCTTGAGTTCTTCGCTCAGCGTATCAACAAAGAAGCGATCACCCGTCTTGAGCAGTTTGTTGACTCTGACTTTGCTCAGGTTGACTATACTGATGCAATTCAGATCCTGCTTGATTCAGGCAAAGAGTTCGAATTCCCGGTTGAATGGGGCATCGACATGTCTTCTGAGCACGAGCGCTACCTTGCTGAAGAACACTTCAAAGCGCCGGTTATCGTGAAGAACTACCCGAAAGACATCAAAGCTTTCTACATGCGTATGAACGACGACGGCAAAACTGTTGCGGCTATGGACGTACTGGCACCTGGCATCGGTGAAATCATCGGTGGTTCTCAGCGTGAAGAGCGTCTGGACGTACTGGACAGCCGTATGCGCGAGATGGGCATCGACCCTGAGCACATGAACTGGTACCGCGACCTGCGCCGCTACGGCACAGTGCCACACTCTGGTTTCGGTCTGGGCTTTGAGCGTCTGGTATCTTACGTGACCGGTATGGCAAACGTGCGTGACGTAATTCCGTTCCCACGTACGCCAAGAAGTGCGAACTTCTAA
- a CDS encoding amino acid aminotransferase produces the protein MFEKVAAAPADPIMGLTEAFKNDSRAEKINLGAGIYKDEQGNTPVLATVKKAEAALVENETTKSYLSIQGTAEYGLAVQQLLFGSDAEIISNKRAQTAHAPGGTGALRVAGEFIKRQLETNRIWISNPTWANHNAIFTAAGLETIQYKYYNAETKDKDFAGMLADLENAQAGDVVLVHGCCHNPTGIDPTPEEWETLAKLCADKGLIPLFDFAYQGFATGVEDDAQGLRTFAKFNKEMMVASSFSKNFGLYNERVGAFTLVAENQEVAATAFSQAKSIIRAMYSNPPAHGAAIVTYVLNSPELRAEWENEVAEMRDRIKQMRELFVATLKDEGVTSDFSFIERQNGMFSFSGLTKDQVEKLKTEHAIYIVGSGRISVAGMTKANMGPLCKGIAAVL, from the coding sequence ATGTTTGAAAAAGTCGCTGCGGCACCTGCCGACCCTATCATGGGCCTTACTGAAGCATTTAAAAACGATTCACGCGCAGAGAAAATCAATCTTGGCGCAGGTATTTACAAAGACGAACAAGGTAACACCCCTGTTCTGGCCACGGTAAAAAAAGCAGAAGCAGCACTGGTTGAAAACGAAACCACCAAATCTTACCTGTCCATCCAGGGTACAGCGGAGTATGGTCTGGCGGTTCAGCAGCTACTGTTCGGCAGTGACGCAGAAATCATTTCAAACAAGCGCGCTCAGACAGCACACGCTCCGGGCGGTACAGGTGCTCTGCGTGTTGCCGGTGAATTTATTAAGCGTCAGCTTGAAACCAACAGAATCTGGATCAGCAACCCGACCTGGGCAAACCATAATGCGATTTTCACCGCTGCCGGTCTTGAAACCATTCAGTACAAATACTACAACGCGGAAACGAAAGATAAAGATTTCGCAGGTATGCTTGCCGACCTTGAAAACGCTCAGGCGGGTGACGTAGTACTGGTACACGGCTGCTGTCATAACCCAACCGGTATCGACCCGACACCTGAAGAGTGGGAAACACTGGCAAAACTTTGTGCAGACAAAGGCCTGATCCCTCTGTTTGACTTCGCTTATCAGGGCTTTGCAACCGGCGTAGAAGATGATGCTCAGGGTCTTCGTACTTTCGCAAAATTCAACAAAGAGATGATGGTAGCAAGTTCATTCTCTAAAAACTTCGGTCTGTACAACGAGCGTGTTGGTGCATTTACACTGGTTGCTGAAAATCAGGAAGTTGCTGCGACGGCATTCTCTCAGGCTAAATCAATCATTCGTGCGATGTACTCTAACCCACCGGCACACGGTGCAGCGATTGTGACTTATGTACTGAACAGCCCTGAGCTTCGCGCTGAGTGGGAAAACGAAGTGGCAGAAATGCGTGACCGTATCAAGCAGATGCGTGAGCTTTTCGTTGCGACTCTGAAAGATGAAGGCGTAACCAGTGACTTTAGCTTTATCGAGCGTCAGAATGGTATGTTCTCTTTCTCTGGCCTGACGAAAGATCAGGTTGAGAAGCTAAAAACTGAACACGCAATCTACATCGTTGGTTCAGGCCGTATCAGCGTTGCCGGTATGACTAAAGCAAACATGGGACCACTTTGTAAAGGTATTGCTGCGGTTCTTTAA
- a CDS encoding IS110 family transposase, with protein MNKNITISIDLAKTVIQVAIINKHGKLSSNQKVSQSKLISMVAKHPKAVICMEACATAHYWGRKFQQAGHQVLLVPAQIAAKYRSGNKNDPNDALAIYEASQRTDIHFVPVKTVEQQDLACLLRLREGYIKQRTQLANRIRGLAMEYGIKFPIGINSLRKQLPFELENAENELTHAARFILNNLKEQLLALDTQIDDATQALTNQAKQNEDCKLLASLPGISWISGSALYARLGNASAYKCGRDASASIGLVPAHTGSGGRNINLGITKRGDRYLRALVVHGARAVVSHVKDKTDPLSQWIRSLLERNHVNKVVIALANKIVRMACAILKSKQPYQLKLA; from the coding sequence ATGAACAAGAATATCACTATTTCTATCGACCTTGCTAAGACTGTTATTCAAGTTGCGATAATTAATAAGCACGGAAAGCTTTCATCTAATCAAAAAGTATCTCAATCAAAGTTAATTTCAATGGTGGCTAAGCACCCCAAAGCTGTTATTTGTATGGAAGCTTGTGCAACGGCTCATTATTGGGGTCGAAAGTTCCAGCAGGCAGGACATCAAGTCTTACTCGTGCCTGCTCAGATCGCCGCTAAGTATCGCTCGGGAAATAAAAATGATCCCAATGATGCTTTGGCTATTTATGAAGCCAGTCAGCGGACAGATATTCATTTCGTTCCGGTTAAAACTGTTGAACAGCAAGATCTTGCCTGCTTACTAAGACTGCGGGAAGGTTATATTAAGCAACGAACACAGCTTGCTAACCGTATCCGGGGGCTTGCGATGGAATATGGCATCAAATTTCCCATAGGAATCAATTCGCTCAGAAAACAGCTACCGTTTGAGTTGGAAAATGCTGAAAATGAATTAACCCATGCTGCTCGGTTTATTCTAAATAATCTTAAAGAACAGTTGCTCGCGCTTGATACCCAAATTGATGATGCCACTCAAGCTCTTACCAATCAGGCAAAACAAAATGAAGATTGTAAGCTTTTAGCCTCGTTACCGGGTATTTCATGGATTTCAGGCAGTGCTTTGTATGCCAGGTTAGGAAATGCATCGGCTTATAAGTGTGGTAGGGATGCAAGCGCAAGCATTGGATTAGTGCCTGCTCATACAGGAAGTGGAGGTAGAAATATCAACCTTGGCATTACTAAGCGAGGAGATCGTTATCTCAGAGCTCTTGTCGTTCATGGTGCCCGAGCTGTAGTTAGTCATGTCAAAGATAAAACTGATCCACTTAGTCAGTGGATACGCTCTCTGTTAGAGAGAAACCATGTGAATAAAGTCGTTATTGCTCTAGCGAATAAGATAGTCAGGATGGCGTGTGCCATATTGAAATCAAAACAGCCTTACCAGCTTAAGTTAGCTTAA
- a CDS encoding DUF294 nucleotidyltransferase-like domain-containing protein: MDVELLEIKNFIAQYPPFSEMPEEALEHITKQVEISYFRADTPIIHFGDHIHDLYMVRSGVVEILRRSGELYNRLDEGDIFGQMGLMTNNKVRFPAKATEDTLLYCIPEELFHELYDNYDNFADFVEVENNVRLRQAISNNNEANDLTTSKVTTLITKEPISITTTESIQNAARKMADEGVSSLIVMAPEQEDEEEDQNQIAGIVTDRDLCTRVLAEGLDLTTPVSDVMTYEVIPLDHNAYVYEAMLTMLRYNVNHLPIIKGGVPIGVIETADIVRYESQNSLLLVNTIFQQTTIEELKAVSQQVRDSFVRLVNEDANSHMVGTAMSVIGRSFKQRIIELAEEKLGVPPVPYCFLALGSMARDEQILVTDQDNAIILDESYNEEKHGEYFSKLAKFVCDGLDECGYRYCTGDIMATNPMWRMTRREWEECFSDWIDNPNPKALLNASIFFDLDGIHGRLKWAEQLNSFIVRRARKNNRFLACLARNALNRTPPLGFFKSFVMEKDGQHKNSINLKRRGTAPLADLIRVHALAVGSQSQNSFERLDDIEEAGILPKGRAQDLRDAMEFVSMVRIRHQAIDVESGIDPDNNIEPDNISDFERRNLKDAFQILSNAQNFLKFRYQASNSFK; encoded by the coding sequence ATGGATGTAGAATTATTAGAAATTAAAAACTTTATCGCTCAGTACCCGCCATTTTCTGAAATGCCGGAAGAAGCGCTGGAACATATCACTAAACAAGTCGAAATCTCCTATTTCCGGGCAGATACGCCGATAATTCATTTCGGTGATCATATCCATGATTTGTATATGGTTCGCAGTGGCGTGGTTGAGATACTGCGACGTAGCGGTGAGCTTTATAACCGCCTGGATGAAGGCGACATCTTTGGTCAGATGGGGCTGATGACCAACAACAAAGTCCGCTTCCCGGCCAAAGCAACGGAAGATACCCTGCTCTACTGTATCCCTGAAGAGCTGTTTCATGAACTTTACGACAACTACGACAACTTTGCCGATTTCGTTGAAGTAGAAAATAACGTTCGCTTAAGGCAGGCCATATCCAATAATAACGAAGCCAACGATCTGACCACTTCTAAAGTCACAACCCTTATTACCAAAGAGCCAATCAGCATAACGACGACTGAGTCCATTCAGAATGCGGCCAGAAAAATGGCCGATGAAGGCGTATCCAGCCTGATAGTGATGGCCCCGGAACAGGAAGACGAAGAAGAAGATCAGAACCAGATTGCCGGTATTGTCACCGACCGTGATCTTTGTACCCGCGTTCTTGCAGAAGGGTTAGACCTGACCACGCCAGTTTCAGATGTGATGACCTATGAAGTTATCCCGCTGGATCATAACGCCTATGTCTACGAAGCCATGCTAACCATGCTCAGATACAATGTGAACCACCTTCCTATTATTAAGGGTGGCGTTCCCATTGGTGTTATCGAGACCGCCGATATCGTTCGTTACGAATCGCAGAACTCGCTGCTACTGGTTAACACCATATTCCAGCAGACCACAATTGAAGAACTTAAAGCGGTTTCTCAGCAGGTTCGGGACAGTTTTGTCCGTCTTGTTAACGAAGATGCCAACTCGCATATGGTCGGTACCGCTATGTCTGTTATCGGCCGAAGTTTTAAACAGCGGATTATTGAACTTGCTGAAGAAAAGCTTGGCGTGCCTCCGGTGCCTTACTGTTTTCTGGCGCTTGGATCCATGGCGCGCGATGAGCAGATTCTGGTTACCGATCAGGACAATGCGATTATCCTTGATGAAAGTTATAACGAAGAAAAGCACGGCGAGTACTTTTCTAAACTGGCGAAATTTGTCTGTGACGGCTTAGATGAGTGCGGGTACCGCTACTGCACCGGCGACATTATGGCCACCAACCCGATGTGGCGCATGACCCGAAGAGAATGGGAAGAGTGCTTCTCAGACTGGATTGACAACCCGAATCCGAAAGCCCTGTTGAATGCGTCTATCTTTTTCGATCTGGACGGCATTCACGGCCGCCTGAAATGGGCTGAGCAGCTTAACAGCTTTATCGTCCGCAGAGCCCGCAAGAACAACCGCTTCCTGGCATGTCTTGCCCGGAATGCGCTAAACCGCACTCCGCCACTGGGCTTTTTCAAAAGCTTTGTGATGGAAAAAGATGGTCAGCACAAAAACTCCATTAACCTGAAACGCCGGGGTACCGCTCCGCTGGCTGATCTTATCCGCGTTCACGCCCTGGCGGTGGGCTCACAGTCGCAAAACTCCTTTGAAAGGCTGGATGATATTGAAGAGGCCGGCATTCTTCCTAAGGGACGCGCGCAGGACCTGCGTGATGCGATGGAGTTTGTTTCTATGGTACGTATCCGCCATCAGGCGATTGATGTGGAAAGCGGGATTGACCCGGATAACAATATCGAACCGGACAACATCTCAGACTTTGAACGCAGAAACCTGAAAGATGCCTTCCAGATCCTGAGTAATGCACAGAACTTCCTTAAGTTCCGCTATCAGGCAAGTAACAGTTTTAAATAG